CGCTCCCATTCAATGCTCACCGTTCCCTGAAAAGCTTCACCACGAAGGAGGTCAACGGTCGAGGCGAGATCGAATTCCCCGTCTCCCAGCATCACATAAGTGAATGGATGACGTGCCGATGGTTCGCTGATGCTGTCCTTCACGTGCACATGAGGAATCCATTCCTTGAGCGCTGCCCAGGTATCCTCAATTTTTTCGTCCGCTTTTTTCCATGTATGGTGCGTGTCCCAGAGAATCCTTACCGGATCACTCAGTGCCGCTTGTAACTGCTGCACTGCGCGCGTAGCGGTCAGGCAGTCATGCGTTTCCACCATGATGTCTGCCTTCCAGCCATTTCCGGCTTGTTCCCCGCGCCACCAGGAAATGGTTTCAAGAGCGGCTTCCATGTCCGCCTCTCCCAGTTCAGGAGTGAAGCTTCCTCCATCAAAGATCCGCACATTGGGGGCTCCCAGGGCATCTGCCCATTCCATGAATTTCAGAAATTCATCCCGGTCGCTTGGCGTGTTTCCGACCAGTTTCAAGGATGCATCCAACGCGACCACGGACATTCCTTCGTCCGATAAATACCTCGAAAGCGTTTCTGCATTCCCGTATCGCCCCTTGAACAGTTCCGGCAGGTCCACACGGTCTTCCACGGTTCGGAGCTCCAATCGGCTCAGGTCATACTGCTGCGCCAGTTTAACAATTTCCTCAAGCCCGAGTTCAGGACAGCCCAAACTCGAAAAGCTCCAGTTAAGTTCACTTGAGTGCGTCATATTTTACCTTTTATAATAATTATTAAACAGAGGTTCTTGCCTGTTGGGCGAGTATCTTCAAGGCTAAATTAAGGAGCAGGACTAACAAAGGGAAGAACACCAATCAAAACGGGTCCTGGGCACAGCTAAATTTTTCCTTAAAGAAAATTGCACTCCGGCTGAAATCTAAATTAATTTCTTTTAATGCCTAAAAAGATTTCACAGGCTAAGATTGCCGAGAAGCTTGGAGTTTCCCAGTCGCTGGTCTCGATTGTCCTGAATGGGCGCAAGGAGGGCATTGCGAAGGAAACCTACGACCGTATCTGGGACTATGCACTGAAGCATGGGTATTCGCCGAAAGGGATGAAGTTGTCGGAAAACAGTGCCTTCGGTGGGGAATCCATGCAGACTGTGGGCTACTTCCTTCGTGCGCCGCTGAAATTGGCGAACAAGAGCAATTTTTTCAGTCATGTGGCCCAGGGGTTGCATGACTTCCTGCGAGGGCAGAACTACAAATTGGTTTTCCTTGGTTCTGAAATGGATATTTCCACAAAGGAGTTGGCCAATAATAGCTGGCGCAATACGCCCCTTACGGGGGTTGTCATCATGGGCGAAGTCAACTCAGACTTTCTCGGCGCAGTGAGGGATCTCGGCAAGCCCCTGGTTTATCTGAGTGCGCGCAGCCCCGGGTTTTGCCATTCCGTTAACGGGAATGAATATCAGGCGGCTGAGCAATTGGTGGATCACCTCTACGAACTCGGTCACCGGCACTTCGCCTTCCTCGGTGGCATGGTCTCCCGCAGCCGAAATGATGAACGCCTCCACGGCCTCCAGCGGGCTCTTGCCCGGTATAATCTCAATTTACCCGATGAGGCCGTGTTCATCATGGAGGACGCCGAACGGAAGCAGGGATACCAGATGGCCGGGACCATCCTCCAAGGGCACACCAAGAATTTCCCCACAGCATGGATGTGTGTAAACGGCCTTGTCGCCCGGGGCGCCTTGAGCCGGCTCTTCCAGGAAGGGCTCAACATCGGCGAAGATGTCAGCGTCGCCGCCTTCGATAATACCCGCGTTTGCGCTGAGGAAATTCCCGGTATCACTAGTGCGGCCTCCATTCCGGAAAATCTTGGCCGCGAGGCCGGACGGATTCTCCTCAACCCCGAGCTCCACGAAGGGGATTCCCTCCTCGATATCGTCCTCCCCTCTAAATTTGTGGTCCGCGAGAGCTCAGGCCCCGCCTTGCCCAAGCCGTCCCTAAAGCTTAAAAGCCTCCTTGCCGCGGGTTCCTGAGCCGGGGAGTCCCCGTTTGACCCACCCGCCTTTCCGGAGCGGCTATTATAATTATCAGTAAATGCCGTTGACATGGGCTTTGGGCATTCATAATTATTAAAGCAGTTTCTAATTACCCTTTATTTTAACACCCCGAAAATGATGGCAACACTAAGCAGACTTGACCGATTTATCCGTTTAGCAGGATTGGCGGGAACGATCAGCATGATCGTTCCATTGGTGAACGGACAGGATACAGAATTCCCCGGTGGCGGGGATATTTTTGAGCTGTCTCCCTTTGAAGTTTCGACTTCGCAGGACGTTGGCTACTTGTCGACCAACTCAACTTCAGGAACAAGCTTGAACACGGCGATCAAGGACCTGCCGATGGCTATTCAGGTCATCAACCAGGACTTCATCACGGATACTGGTGCATCGAACCTGAACGAGGCGCTGATATATGCCGCAGGTGTGTTCACCGACGATAATCAGGCAAGCAATTCAGTCGGAGCAACGCGCGGGACCCAAGGTTCAGTCGCTGGGAGCGGGAGTGGCGACCGCTCGGTTTCCTCGGCCGGTCAGTCAAACCGTTTTGCGAACACGGTTTATATCCGTGGTTTGTCGACCCCATACCAGAACCGCTACGGCTTCCGTTACGGTGGCCTGATTGTCACACCCAATTCGAGTATCGCCCTTGGCGGCATGCTGGACTCCGCCAATATCGAGCGTATCGAAGTGGTCAAGGGCCCGAATTCCCTGCTCTATGGTGTTGGCGTACTCACCGGTATTGTAAACGTGATTCCCGAGAAGCCATTGTCTGAACCGCACTATGGTTTCAGTATTAAGGGTGGAAATTATGACTTTTTGCGTACAGAAGCAGAATTCACTGGACCGATTGTGGCTGATTGGATTCCCGGCCAGCTGAATTACCGTGCAGCGGGATCGATCGAATCCCGCGGTAATTGGAGAGACTTTTCCGAAGAAGAGACCGAATACTGGACAGTGCAGCTGGATTATTCCCCGGCCAAGTGGGCCAATCTTTTCCTTGAGTATCAGGATGGGTTTAACCGGTTTGACGGGATCGCCTCCCAGTGGATCTACGACAATGTCAACAATGCCAAGAATACCGAGTTCCGGAATATCTATGACGAAGCCTACAACTGGGCCAAGCATGATGGCGAAATCCCAACCCTGCAACCGCTCGATCCGAACGGCTACAATACCTCTCTCAACACGATTGACGCAAACGGGTTAGAAAAGACCCAGCCCGGATTCAAACTGAAGGACGAAAATTTTGTCGGGGGAGGCCGCAAGGACGGTTTTCGCATCACCGGTCCTGACACCTTTGCCGAGCGTGAGGAACAGAACTTCCTCGCTGATCTTACCCTGACTCCGGTGAAAAACCTCTCCATCAACCTGGGGGCCTTCCTCGCCAGCCAGGAAACAACCGAGCGGACCATGCAATTCACCTCAACCGATGGTACCGATTCCCGGAACCTGGTGGAAGTGGTTATTCCCAACGATGCCCAGCTGAATTCCATCTGGCAGTCCGGCGGAATTTACGGTGTACCGATGGATGATGTGGTGCGGGACGCCTTTGGCCTGACGACCAAGGTGGATCCGACCAAACACACGGGCAGCTACATCCTTCCAGCCACGACAGACGACATTAAGTTGATCGAATACTGGTGGCGAGACAGCGTAGTCAAAAGCGACTCCGAGCAATACCGGGCGCGCGCAACGTATAGCTTTGATACGCCCTTTTTCCGCGATGAAGAGGCTCACCATACCTTTCTTGTCGGATTTTCCTACATCAAGGACGATATCGATTTTCCGGATGGCGGGATCAACCGGGGCAATGCTCGTGCCAACCGATCCACCGACTTTGCCGGGATCCCTATTGTGGATAGCACCACAACCGGTTCGCCTGTAGCCGACCCCTTCAACAATGACGGACTCTACTACCGCTCCATTTCCAATTTTGAGCCCATTTATTTTGATGGCCGCAATGACGGGGTTGATGGACACAACACGGTTCGCGCCGGCGATGTTTACTTAAACCAGGTTATTGAGCAGACAGGTTACTACGGGATTTACCAGGGCAAGTTTTTCAGGGACCGACTTGAAGTGATCCTTGGTGTCCGCAGGGACATCTACAACGCCACCCAGCTCACCCACAAGCGGGCGGATGTGTCCGATGCGTTCCTGCGTGAGCAGGCGCTTGCCGATGTGGTGAAGACAGCTGAGGACATCGCGAAGGACCTGGGCGGAGGCGACGCCGCTGTTATCGAACAAATCAAAAATGATATTATCGCACAGACCACCGCCGACGACCGCTATATCACCGCATGGTACCGGGATTCATTTGAAAGTGGGGACCAGGGCTATTTTGGATACGCTAATCGGGCCGGTGCGCCCGACGAGACTTTCGGCGTTGTCCCCGGGAGCAAATTTGATGTCTTTGAAGATGATATCGAAGTGACCACCTACACGTTCGGGTTGAATTTCGACATCACGCCCGATTTGACCATTTATGGTTTGTATGCGCAGGGAATCAGCCCTAACACGGCTTTGCGCGATGGGGCTGGGGATGTTATTCCCGCAGAGGAAACCGAGAGTCGTGAGATCGGCCTTAAATTTGATCTTATGGAAGGAAAGATTTCCGGTAACGTGGCCCTGTCCAGGATCGATCGCGAAAACGGAATCTGGGACAACTCTTTTGCGCCCAACGCCTCGAGGTGGCTGGATGCCCAGAACAGTTTAACGCGCGCCAGCGACTGGGATACTCCCGCCTACGATCCAGAGGTGCCAACCACTTATCTGGTTCGCGGGGATTATCTGGCCGACTATATCGCCGATGAGTATGGAATTGATCCCGGTAAACTTGTATTGCAGGCGGCCGGCAGCAAACTCAACCAAAAGGTGAGCCTTGGCGATTTGGATCCCAATCTTCCAATCTTGGAACGGCTCCAGCTTCTCAAGGATGTTGCCGACAAGACCGTTCTCCCCGAGCAGTTTGCAAACTACTACACCAGTCAGGCACCGTTCAATGGTGCGGTCACCCTTGATTACTACGGGATTAATCCGGATGGCTTCGATGAGTTGATGGAGGTCACCTTCTACAATCCGGAGACAAACGAATTCATCACCAAGGACATCAGCAATTTACCGGTGATTTATTCGGCCTTTGCTGACCGGACGGTTGATTTCAGTAAGAACAGCCTGCTTCAGGATGTGCACCCGATCCGTTACCATCGCCTTTCCAGTGATGGTCAGCCCCAAAACAACAACAATGTTGATTTTGAGCGGCGGGCCCTGGTCACCTTTGACGAGGAGATTAATGTCTTCGAATTTGAAGTGTTCCTCACTCCGACCGAGAACCTGCAGTTTGTCATCAACTACTCGCACATTGAGCGCGAGGCCAAGGACAGCTTCCAGTTCACCGAGTGGGAAAGCATCGCCGGTAATGACGGGACTTATATTCCCGCATTCTCGATGCTGCATCGCGAATACGGATGGGAGAATGCGGGTATTGACCTCGCCTGGGTGGATTTTGACGCCTACGAAGCAGCCCGCGCTGCCTCCAGTGACGGAGTTGTCAGCATCGACAATCTCCCGGAATCCGCGGTTGAGCGGGTGCCCGACGGGGAATCCGACACTCCCATTTCGAATGAAACTTTCGTTGACCGGTCAGCAGCCGGTCAGTTGCTGCTTCTGGTCGACCAGCGCGGCAATGTCATCAATGAAAACAACAATGCCAAGGCGACCGATTACAGCGGAATCCTCACGGGGATCAGCCTGAACTACAATCCGGAGGATGAGCTTTCCATATTCGGCAAGTACACCTTCACGGAGGGTCTGCTTGAGCGCCTCAACCTGACGGCCGGACTCAAGTATATCGGTTCTTCCGCGACAAGCGTCTCTTTCAATACTGTCAGCCCGCTGGCTGGCCTGCAGGTGACCCCTGAAGTGCCGGAACGGTTCCAGTTTGACCTTGGTGCATCCTACCGGTGGACATGGAACAATTTGGACATGCGCCTGTCTATCAATGTCTACAACATTTTCGACAAGACGTACGACGTTGAGATCAAGACTCTGGACACGCGCAATCCAATCACCGGAGCTGAAGTAACGAAGCGCACGGAAAAATATTACACACCGACAACCTTCCGAGTCGGGTTGGCCGTATCTTTCTAAGTTTCCCAACCTCAATATTAACAATACATAAATAAAACTACTATGAATACAAAAATCCCCCTTACTGTGTTATCCTGTGCCTTGGGCGCAGTTTTTGCCCAAGCAGACTGGACTGTTGTCAGCACGTTTGACGATGCCAGCGCACTCGACCTTGTCACTGATGTCGCGAACATCGAAGGCTCTGAAGCCCGTTCTGAAATTATTGACGGGAAATGGGCCTTGTTCCCGGGTCTCCTCTTTGAGACCAATTCAAACCTGTACGGAATGTTGGATCTCGGCACTGACCTGAGGGCTGCCTCGATCGGTGTCGGCGGCGCTGTCACCTTCTATGTGGAAGTGACCCAGCCGATTGTTTCCGATGGTGCTGGCGGTACCCGCAAGTCCATTGTCGACGTTACCTGGGGGCTTTCCAACGAACAGCCCGATAATGTTCTCACCACGCGTTATGACTCCTACAACGCAATGCAGCGCATTCTCATCACCACCGATAACTTCGAAGGGCGCAACGGCGGCAGCTATGTCACCATCGAGGCGTTTCAGGCAGACGTCAGCTACAAGATCTGGTTTGTCGTCGATTTCAACCTGAACTTCTATGAGACCTACATTCAAGGCGGTCAGTGGACGGAGCGGACCAAGCTTGACGCG
This region of Oceanipulchritudo coccoides genomic DNA includes:
- a CDS encoding sugar phosphate isomerase/epimerase family protein, with the protein product MTHSSELNWSFSSLGCPELGLEEIVKLAQQYDLSRLELRTVEDRVDLPELFKGRYGNAETLSRYLSDEGMSVVALDASLKLVGNTPSDRDEFLKFMEWADALGAPNVRIFDGGSFTPELGEADMEAALETISWWRGEQAGNGWKADIMVETHDCLTATRAVQQLQAALSDPVRILWDTHHTWKKADEKIEDTWAALKEWIPHVHVKDSISEPSARHPFTYVMLGDGEFDLASTVDLLRGEAFQGTVSIEWERKWHPYLPPLGDALKRARELGWW
- a CDS encoding LacI family DNA-binding transcriptional regulator, translated to MPKKISQAKIAEKLGVSQSLVSIVLNGRKEGIAKETYDRIWDYALKHGYSPKGMKLSENSAFGGESMQTVGYFLRAPLKLANKSNFFSHVAQGLHDFLRGQNYKLVFLGSEMDISTKELANNSWRNTPLTGVVIMGEVNSDFLGAVRDLGKPLVYLSARSPGFCHSVNGNEYQAAEQLVDHLYELGHRHFAFLGGMVSRSRNDERLHGLQRALARYNLNLPDEAVFIMEDAERKQGYQMAGTILQGHTKNFPTAWMCVNGLVARGALSRLFQEGLNIGEDVSVAAFDNTRVCAEEIPGITSAASIPENLGREAGRILLNPELHEGDSLLDIVLPSKFVVRESSGPALPKPSLKLKSLLAAGS
- a CDS encoding TonB-dependent siderophore receptor; translated protein: MMATLSRLDRFIRLAGLAGTISMIVPLVNGQDTEFPGGGDIFELSPFEVSTSQDVGYLSTNSTSGTSLNTAIKDLPMAIQVINQDFITDTGASNLNEALIYAAGVFTDDNQASNSVGATRGTQGSVAGSGSGDRSVSSAGQSNRFANTVYIRGLSTPYQNRYGFRYGGLIVTPNSSIALGGMLDSANIERIEVVKGPNSLLYGVGVLTGIVNVIPEKPLSEPHYGFSIKGGNYDFLRTEAEFTGPIVADWIPGQLNYRAAGSIESRGNWRDFSEEETEYWTVQLDYSPAKWANLFLEYQDGFNRFDGIASQWIYDNVNNAKNTEFRNIYDEAYNWAKHDGEIPTLQPLDPNGYNTSLNTIDANGLEKTQPGFKLKDENFVGGGRKDGFRITGPDTFAEREEQNFLADLTLTPVKNLSINLGAFLASQETTERTMQFTSTDGTDSRNLVEVVIPNDAQLNSIWQSGGIYGVPMDDVVRDAFGLTTKVDPTKHTGSYILPATTDDIKLIEYWWRDSVVKSDSEQYRARATYSFDTPFFRDEEAHHTFLVGFSYIKDDIDFPDGGINRGNARANRSTDFAGIPIVDSTTTGSPVADPFNNDGLYYRSISNFEPIYFDGRNDGVDGHNTVRAGDVYLNQVIEQTGYYGIYQGKFFRDRLEVILGVRRDIYNATQLTHKRADVSDAFLREQALADVVKTAEDIAKDLGGGDAAVIEQIKNDIIAQTTADDRYITAWYRDSFESGDQGYFGYANRAGAPDETFGVVPGSKFDVFEDDIEVTTYTFGLNFDITPDLTIYGLYAQGISPNTALRDGAGDVIPAEETESREIGLKFDLMEGKISGNVALSRIDRENGIWDNSFAPNASRWLDAQNSLTRASDWDTPAYDPEVPTTYLVRGDYLADYIADEYGIDPGKLVLQAAGSKLNQKVSLGDLDPNLPILERLQLLKDVADKTVLPEQFANYYTSQAPFNGAVTLDYYGINPDGFDELMEVTFYNPETNEFITKDISNLPVIYSAFADRTVDFSKNSLLQDVHPIRYHRLSSDGQPQNNNNVDFERRALVTFDEEINVFEFEVFLTPTENLQFVINYSHIEREAKDSFQFTEWESIAGNDGTYIPAFSMLHREYGWENAGIDLAWVDFDAYEAARAASSDGVVSIDNLPESAVERVPDGESDTPISNETFVDRSAAGQLLLLVDQRGNVINENNNAKATDYSGILTGISLNYNPEDELSIFGKYTFTEGLLERLNLTAGLKYIGSSATSVSFNTVSPLAGLQVTPEVPERFQFDLGASYRWTWNNLDMRLSINVYNIFDKTYDVEIKTLDTRNPITGAEVTKRTEKYYTPTTFRVGLAVSF